The Bacteroidota bacterium genomic sequence ATGCCCAGTTCAAAGACTATGCGGTTGAGGTGCAGCAAATCCACCACCTGATCACAGATCACATGCCGGCAGCCAGAACTATCCTCGATATCGGCTGCGGGACCGGCGAGCATGCCCTCCATTTGGCTGCGCAATTTGGCTACCACGTTGACGGGATTGATATAGAGCCAGGTTTTGTAGAAATCGCCAGGGGTAAACATCCAGGTGGTCAGTTTGCAGTAGCAGACATGAAAGGCTTCAACCTGGACAAACGTTACGATGTGCTGCTCTGCTTATTCAGTTCGATCGGCTATATGGACGGACTGGAAAGCCTGCACGAGGCCATGGCCTCTTTCAAGGCACACCTGAAGCCTGATGGCATTTTGATTATAGAGCCGTGGTTCGCCCCGGGGTACCTGACCGACAAGAAAGTATTTTTGCACAGTTCAGAGACGGAAGATCTTAGCGTAAGCCGTATGAGTTATACGGAGCTAAAAGACACTACATCGATTTTGCACTTCGAGTACCTCCTTGGCAATGCAGAGGGGATCACTTCGTTTAGTGAAAAACATCAGCTGACACTGTTTACAAAAGCGCAGATGATGGACAGCTTCATTGCAACAGGGTTTGAGGTGACGCACCAGGAAGGCGGCCCAAGCGGACGCGGCATTTATGTGGGGCAGGCAACCAAGTAAAAAGGTTATGCTGCCCTCAAATCCCTATAGATTAAAGCTCAGTCACAAGTAGCGCTGCAACCATTTCCATTAAGCTAGCATCAGCCGGCCCCGGTGCGTAATCTTTGATAACCTTGCCCTCGCGGTCGATCAGGAAATAACGCGGGACGTATTGGATGTTATACATCTCAAACTGCTTCGACACAAACTTATTAGACACGCGGTAGCTGGTTGTTACAGCATCAGGAAGCAACGTGTCAGCTGCCGCCTGCCAGTAATCATGTTTTTCATCGATCGAGACGTACAGGACAACAGCTTCTTTCCCCGAAAATGAATCCTCCAGAGCGTGTAACTCGGGCATCGCCTGAATGCAAGGACCACACCAGGCGGCCCACCAATCCACATACACAACCTTGCCGGCATGCATGGCAAGTACTTCAGAAAACGTTTGAGTAGAGCCATCGCGGTCTTCCAGTATAATCTCCTCTTCTTCGCCGGCATCCATAGCATATTCCGAAGTGATGTGGTTAACCATCGTCGTATCAGAAACAAATTCCTTGAACTTGCTCAAATACCGAAACCGATAGGCAACCGGATATTGCTCCATAATGCCTTTCAGGTCATCCATAAGCAGCGACTCTTTCACCTCCTGCGACAGCCATTCAGCCGCCAGGGTAGAGTCAAATTTAATGGGGTAATCCGGATACCGTAAACCGGACCCGTCGTAGGTCTCGGTCACAGTTGGTAT encodes the following:
- a CDS encoding class I SAM-dependent methyltransferase, with amino-acid sequence MFDKSAELYDLIYAQFKDYAVEVQQIHHLITDHMPAARTILDIGCGTGEHALHLAAQFGYHVDGIDIEPGFVEIARGKHPGGQFAVADMKGFNLDKRYDVLLCLFSSIGYMDGLESLHEAMASFKAHLKPDGILIIEPWFAPGYLTDKKVFLHSSETEDLSVSRMSYTELKDTTSILHFEYLLGNAEGITSFSEKHQLTLFTKAQMMDSFIATGFEVTHQEGGPSGRGIYVGQATK